The proteins below come from a single Methermicoccus shengliensis DSM 18856 genomic window:
- a CDS encoding nascent polypeptide-associated complex protein, whose protein sequence is MIPSFGGKFSPKKMERMMKQMGISMSELEEVQEVIIRLPHSEIVIASPSVTVMEVQGQRTYQVVGEPIERKLAPQISDEDVRLVAQQTGRSEEEAREALEQSGGDLAEAIVRLSG, encoded by the coding sequence ATGATACCGAGCTTCGGTGGCAAGTTCAGCCCCAAAAAGATGGAGCGCATGATGAAGCAGATGGGCATCAGCATGAGCGAGCTCGAGGAGGTGCAGGAGGTCATCATAAGGCTTCCCCACTCCGAAATAGTGATTGCCAGCCCATCCGTCACGGTGATGGAGGTGCAGGGCCAGAGGACATATCAGGTGGTGGGAGAGCCCATAGAGAGGAAGCTTGCACCCCAGATATCGGACGAGGACGTGAGGCTGGTGGCACAGCAGACTGGAAGGAGCGAGGAGGAGGCGAGGGAGGCGCTCGAGCAGAGTGGGGGAGACCTTGCAGAGGCGATCGTGCGGCTCAGCGGCTAA
- a CDS encoding (Fe-S)-binding protein, which yields MREPSITVDHFTSKQLLELDACTRCSECMEWCPVYQEIREGTIKPEGEELSEEEKWAYSPKYRIQTLRKWINDSYGLRARLFGPKEIPRPQLERYAEQSYVGCTTCGICRTVCESGIDTINLWEATRANLVDRGLGPYGKQKAFPDLLANYENVFAANQKDRLCWLPSDIEVRDEAEVAYFVGCTAAYRMQKVAVASVRVLDELGIPFTLLGEEEQCCVSVLFRTGQVEHAAKYVKKNIHALKKRGVKKVVYACAGCVRTSALDWPRIWGGKLPFEVLTFAEYLEQLLAEGYDFDFKKPLNLKVTYHDPCHSGRHLGVYDAPRNIIQMLPGVELVEMERTRELQRCCGAGGGIKAGVPELALAIARRRVQDALDTGAEMVLSTCPFCRRNIKDGIKDMGASIGMEDVMVLVAEAMGLDTEVPENPYTSKQM from the coding sequence ATGCGTGAGCCGTCGATTACCGTGGACCACTTCACATCCAAGCAGCTGCTCGAGCTTGATGCGTGCACGAGATGCAGTGAGTGCATGGAGTGGTGCCCAGTGTATCAGGAGATTAGGGAGGGCACAATAAAGCCAGAGGGCGAGGAGCTCAGCGAGGAAGAAAAGTGGGCGTACTCACCCAAGTACCGTATCCAGACGTTGCGAAAGTGGATTAATGATAGCTATGGTCTTCGGGCGAGGCTGTTTGGTCCAAAGGAGATTCCAAGACCCCAGCTCGAGCGCTATGCCGAGCAGAGCTACGTGGGCTGCACCACGTGTGGTATATGCAGGACGGTGTGCGAGAGCGGGATAGACACGATAAACCTGTGGGAGGCGACCCGTGCCAACCTCGTGGACAGGGGTCTTGGTCCCTATGGAAAGCAGAAGGCGTTTCCAGACCTGCTCGCAAATTACGAGAACGTGTTTGCCGCCAACCAGAAGGACAGGTTGTGCTGGCTTCCCTCGGACATAGAGGTGAGGGACGAGGCAGAGGTCGCGTACTTTGTGGGCTGTACCGCGGCATACAGGATGCAGAAGGTGGCGGTGGCGTCCGTGAGGGTACTCGACGAACTTGGCATACCCTTCACGCTGCTGGGCGAGGAGGAGCAGTGCTGCGTGTCCGTGCTTTTCAGGACTGGACAGGTGGAGCATGCCGCAAAGTACGTGAAGAAGAACATCCATGCCCTCAAAAAGCGTGGGGTAAAGAAGGTGGTGTATGCGTGCGCGGGCTGCGTGCGCACATCCGCACTGGACTGGCCAAGAATATGGGGTGGAAAGCTGCCATTCGAGGTGCTCACGTTCGCAGAGTATCTCGAGCAGCTGCTGGCAGAAGGCTATGACTTCGACTTCAAGAAACCCCTCAACCTGAAGGTCACGTACCATGACCCGTGCCACTCTGGAAGGCACCTTGGGGTGTACGATGCACCGAGAAACATCATCCAGATGCTGCCCGGCGTGGAGCTCGTGGAGATGGAGAGGACGAGGGAGCTTCAGAGGTGCTGCGGTGCAGGGGGCGGCATAAAGGCAGGTGTGCCAGAGCTGGCGCTCGCAATAGCGAGGAGAAGGGTGCAGGATGCCCTTGATACTGGGGCAGAGATGGTGCTCAGCACGTGCCCGTTCTGCAGACGAAACATCAAGGACGGCATCAAAGACATGGGCGCAAGCATAGGCATGGAGGACGTGATGGTGCTGGTCGCCGAGGCCATGGGGCTGGACACCGAGGTTCCAGAGAACCCCTACACCTCCAAGCAGATGTGA
- the trxB gene encoding thioredoxin-disulfide reductase encodes MYDLVIVGAGPAGLTAGIYAMRARLNTLVLERSQPGGTALLSPVVENYPGIPSIAGAELAQRMREHAEGLGLKIEFERVEGVKGEDEGFLVQTPSREVATRSVIIATGERPKPLGVPGESELRGRGVSYCATCDGFFFVDRKVLVVGGGNSALTEAIYLSGIARKVYIAHRRDRFRGERIYQERVLSKPNVEVLWNTVVESIEGKDAVEKVVLKDTNTGSTKELEVDGVFIYVGNVPLTGMVECEKDEGGYIITDERMRTSVEGMFAAGDCRAKRLRQITTAVADGAIAATEAAQYLQLRVSG; translated from the coding sequence ATGTATGACCTCGTCATAGTGGGGGCAGGTCCAGCAGGGCTCACCGCTGGAATATATGCGATGCGGGCAAGGCTGAACACGCTGGTGCTCGAGCGCTCTCAGCCCGGAGGAACGGCGCTGCTCTCCCCCGTGGTGGAGAACTACCCGGGCATTCCCAGCATCGCTGGTGCTGAGCTTGCGCAGAGAATGAGGGAGCACGCCGAGGGGCTGGGACTGAAAATCGAGTTTGAGAGGGTGGAAGGAGTAAAAGGCGAGGATGAGGGCTTTCTCGTGCAAACGCCCTCCAGAGAGGTCGCCACGAGAAGCGTGATCATCGCCACTGGCGAGAGACCAAAGCCCCTTGGGGTGCCGGGAGAGAGTGAGCTCAGGGGCAGGGGGGTATCGTACTGTGCCACATGCGACGGGTTCTTCTTTGTGGACAGGAAGGTGCTCGTGGTGGGAGGGGGGAACTCCGCCCTCACGGAGGCGATATATCTCTCTGGAATCGCGAGAAAGGTATACATAGCCCACAGAAGGGACAGGTTCAGGGGAGAGCGGATATATCAGGAGCGGGTGCTCTCCAAGCCCAACGTGGAGGTGCTGTGGAACACCGTGGTGGAGAGCATCGAGGGAAAAGATGCAGTCGAGAAGGTGGTGCTGAAAGACACCAACACGGGCAGCACCAAAGAGCTCGAGGTGGACGGGGTGTTCATATACGTGGGCAACGTGCCCCTCACCGGGATGGTAGAGTGCGAGAAGGACGAGGGCGGATACATCATCACCGACGAGAGGATGCGCACCTCGGTGGAGGGCATGTTCGCTGCTGGCGACTGCCGTGCCAAGCGGCTGAGGCAAATAACCACGGCAGTGGCTGATGGAGCAATCGCCGCCACAGAGGCTGCACAGTATCTCCAGCTCAGGGTATCTGGATGA
- a CDS encoding flippase activity-associated protein Agl23 → MRARTWLFAGLVVAALLLRVYMLDARAMHHDEAVHAHFAFQLIAGEPYVYDPTYHGPFLYYTQALVFSVLGTSEFTARLLPALFGAACVALVYPLRRHMGNLGALFAGLLLAISPSMVYYSRFLRNDIYLVFFTLASVVLVLALLEERGARRHMLYAVLGASLALMCTTKESAYITLAILAISALVVALWFARDRLGVSSVLGTAPDVLIATASFVLVFVAMYSFFFYDVTQAAHAVPRAFEHWIHMHEIRRIGGPWYYYLPILILYEYPILILGLLGGVLAVHRRDGVWIWVLLWALFTLAFYSYMQEKVPWLVVHILLPLALLAGYFLAHLVEETGAKSRWTVLLVLAILLVPYAASSIATNYTHVNAQKMISYIQPPDSLAAVMDRVQNMHAQHPATTIIVCARQNDYWPIPWYVRGMRVSYLSDAPSTLEADIVIVEGSMALHLPESEEYERVPFELRPNKRMVALFRRGG, encoded by the coding sequence ATGAGGGCTCGCACATGGCTATTTGCGGGGCTGGTGGTGGCAGCCCTGCTGCTCAGAGTGTACATGCTGGATGCGCGGGCAATGCATCACGACGAGGCGGTGCACGCCCACTTCGCCTTTCAACTGATCGCTGGCGAGCCGTACGTGTACGACCCCACCTACCATGGGCCATTCCTGTACTACACACAGGCGCTCGTGTTCTCGGTGCTTGGCACATCTGAGTTTACAGCAAGGCTTCTTCCTGCCCTGTTCGGCGCGGCGTGCGTTGCGCTCGTGTATCCGCTTCGAAGGCACATGGGCAACCTCGGGGCGTTGTTCGCAGGGCTGCTGCTCGCCATATCCCCCTCGATGGTGTACTACTCCCGATTTCTCAGAAACGACATATATCTCGTGTTCTTCACGCTCGCAAGCGTGGTGCTGGTGCTCGCCCTGCTCGAGGAGAGGGGGGCAAGACGGCACATGCTCTATGCAGTGCTGGGAGCCTCGCTTGCCCTGATGTGCACCACCAAGGAGAGCGCATACATCACGCTCGCCATCCTCGCCATCTCCGCCCTCGTGGTGGCGCTATGGTTCGCACGCGATAGGCTCGGAGTGTCCTCGGTCCTGGGGACGGCTCCAGATGTGCTCATTGCCACAGCCTCCTTCGTGCTCGTGTTCGTCGCGATGTACTCGTTCTTCTTTTACGATGTAACTCAGGCTGCCCATGCCGTCCCGAGGGCGTTCGAGCACTGGATACACATGCACGAGATAAGACGCATAGGGGGACCATGGTACTACTACCTGCCCATCCTCATCCTCTATGAGTATCCCATCCTCATCCTCGGGCTCCTCGGGGGTGTGCTGGCTGTGCACAGACGGGACGGCGTGTGGATATGGGTGCTGCTCTGGGCGCTCTTCACTCTTGCCTTCTACTCCTACATGCAGGAAAAGGTGCCCTGGCTGGTGGTACACATACTGCTTCCGCTGGCGCTGCTCGCTGGCTACTTCCTCGCACACCTCGTAGAGGAGACTGGGGCAAAGAGCAGGTGGACGGTGCTCCTCGTGCTCGCCATCCTGCTGGTGCCGTATGCTGCCTCCAGCATCGCCACCAACTACACCCACGTGAACGCGCAAAAGATGATATCGTACATCCAGCCTCCCGACAGTCTTGCGGCCGTGATGGACAGAGTGCAGAATATGCATGCCCAGCATCCAGCCACCACCATCATAGTATGTGCGAGACAAAACGACTACTGGCCCATACCATGGTATGTCAGGGGGATGAGGGTAAGTTATCTTTCGGACGCTCCGTCCACACTGGAGGCAGATATCGTAATCGTAGAAGGCTCTATGGCCCTCCACCTTCCAGAAAGTGAGGAATACGAGCGGGTGCCCTTCGAGCTTCGCCCCAACAAGCGGATGGTGGCGCTGTTCAGGAGGGGTGGCTGA
- a CDS encoding flippase-like domain-containing protein, protein MRRMLLLTVSISVLSVLAVMALTFDEGTILALERIDPWFFLLALCAHLLGYVFGAVRMRSLTHGMGYTVSLRRCMSIVFHNLFLAAITPSMMGGEPIRIHMLKESGVPYGKAGVVVFGERILDGLFFIVAIPMVIVLYHYLGRSTFMLMLATSAVLLIGLVALIAYALRKPYRVGRLGRMALISIVGVSLKLVGKLMRKPPTSSRIVEIVDAEIRAFRDGLRELLGQGRGSVPMAFASTLGYWIAQYSVVVWVLLGLVGNVDLVEVVPRAFAAQIVLSMLMILPLTPGASGIAEAGALALFGSFTPSSVLGVLVIGWRAVHYYFDVVFGGLYNLMSLRRLSET, encoded by the coding sequence GTGCGAAGGATGCTGCTTCTGACGGTCTCGATAAGCGTGCTCTCCGTGCTCGCAGTTATGGCGCTCACGTTCGATGAGGGTACGATACTGGCGTTGGAGCGCATCGACCCCTGGTTTTTTCTGCTCGCCCTATGTGCTCACCTGCTCGGCTATGTATTCGGGGCTGTGAGGATGCGCTCGCTCACCCATGGAATGGGCTATACTGTCTCACTGAGGCGGTGCATGTCCATAGTGTTTCACAACCTGTTTCTGGCTGCCATCACACCCTCCATGATGGGGGGTGAGCCCATCCGCATCCATATGCTGAAGGAGAGTGGCGTGCCCTATGGAAAGGCGGGTGTGGTGGTGTTTGGGGAGCGCATACTGGATGGGCTGTTTTTCATCGTGGCCATCCCGATGGTGATAGTGCTGTATCATTACCTTGGCAGGAGCACATTTATGCTCATGCTCGCAACCTCTGCGGTGCTGCTGATAGGGCTCGTGGCGCTGATTGCGTACGCCCTCAGGAAGCCCTACAGGGTGGGCAGGCTTGGGAGGATGGCACTTATCAGCATAGTGGGCGTATCTCTCAAGCTGGTGGGAAAGCTGATGAGAAAACCTCCCACGAGTTCCCGCATCGTGGAGATCGTGGATGCCGAGATACGGGCGTTCAGGGATGGGCTTCGGGAGCTTCTGGGACAGGGAAGGGGCAGCGTGCCGATGGCGTTCGCCTCCACGCTGGGATACTGGATTGCCCAGTACTCGGTGGTGGTGTGGGTGCTGCTCGGCCTGGTGGGAAACGTTGACCTCGTTGAAGTGGTGCCAAGGGCGTTTGCCGCCCAGATAGTGCTGTCCATGCTGATGATACTCCCATTGACGCCCGGCGCGAGTGGCATTGCAGAGGCTGGGGCGCTCGCCCTGTTCGGCTCGTTCACCCCCTCTTCTGTGCTGGGCGTGCTGGTGATAGGCTGGAGGGCGGTGCACTACTACTTCGACGTGGTGTTCGGGGGGCTGTACAACCTCATGAGCTTGAGGAGGCTTTCAGAGACATAG
- the infB gene encoding translation initiation factor IF-2: MSEANEQLRTPIVCVLGHVDHGKTTFLDRIRGTSVVSKEPGAITQHIGATEVPTSTIQRMCSEFPAQHFRLPGLLFIDTPGHHSFMSLRRRGGTLADLALLVVDITEGFKPQTIESLTILKQCKTPFVVALNKIDRINGWLSHPDVPFVRSYAEQSEHVQRRLDEAVYSIVGSLYEHGFSADRYDRIRDFTRNVALVPMSAKTGEGIADVLMVLMGLAQKFLEDSLRISVSGPGVGTVLEVREERGFGITADAILYDGVLSTGDTVVLGGSQGPVLTRVRALLKPRPLRETRTEHKFRKVKRVVAAAGIKLVAPGLEDVVAGSPLRVVEGDVEHARQQVLCEMQQTELSVDAEGVVVKADTLGSLEAVVGELRKMGIPVREACVGDISKRDVVEAAVAPDPLHAVVLGFNVGVLPDVREEAERTDVKLITSNVIYRLTEEYEEWANTQREMLEKSRSQAIVKPAKLMLLPDCVFRQSKPAVVGVRVLSGTLRGSVPLLRADGNRAGTLKSMQKRGESVHEARQGDELAISIEGVTVGRQIKEGDVLYVDVPEQHAKLLEQEIAHLLTQDERDALEEFLEIKRRDDPFWGR; the protein is encoded by the coding sequence ATGAGTGAGGCGAATGAGCAGCTTCGCACGCCCATAGTGTGTGTGCTGGGGCACGTGGACCATGGCAAGACCACATTTCTGGACCGCATTAGGGGAACCTCTGTGGTCTCCAAGGAGCCGGGAGCCATCACGCAGCACATTGGAGCAACAGAGGTGCCCACCTCCACTATACAGAGGATGTGCTCCGAGTTTCCCGCCCAGCACTTCAGACTTCCAGGGCTGCTGTTCATAGACACCCCTGGCCATCACTCGTTCATGAGTCTTCGAAGAAGGGGCGGAACGCTCGCCGACCTCGCCCTGCTGGTGGTGGACATCACAGAGGGTTTCAAGCCCCAGACCATCGAGTCGCTCACCATCCTAAAGCAGTGCAAGACACCCTTCGTGGTCGCGCTCAACAAGATAGATAGAATAAATGGCTGGCTCTCCCACCCAGATGTACCCTTTGTCCGTTCATACGCCGAGCAGAGCGAGCACGTGCAGCGCAGGCTGGACGAGGCGGTGTACTCCATCGTGGGGTCTCTTTACGAGCATGGGTTCAGCGCGGATAGATATGACCGCATACGGGACTTCACGAGAAACGTTGCCCTCGTGCCCATGAGCGCCAAGACTGGTGAGGGCATAGCGGACGTGCTCATGGTGCTCATGGGGCTTGCCCAGAAGTTCCTCGAGGACAGCCTCAGAATAAGCGTGAGCGGGCCCGGCGTGGGCACCGTGCTCGAGGTCAGAGAGGAGCGGGGCTTTGGAATAACGGCAGACGCCATACTGTACGATGGCGTGCTCTCCACCGGGGATACCGTGGTGCTGGGAGGCTCGCAGGGACCCGTGCTCACGAGGGTGAGGGCGCTGCTAAAGCCCCGCCCGCTGCGGGAGACGAGGACAGAGCACAAGTTCCGCAAAGTGAAGCGGGTGGTGGCAGCGGCTGGAATTAAGCTGGTGGCTCCCGGCCTCGAGGATGTGGTGGCTGGCTCCCCTTTGCGTGTGGTGGAGGGGGATGTGGAGCACGCAAGGCAGCAGGTGCTCTGTGAGATGCAGCAGACAGAGCTGTCCGTCGATGCCGAGGGGGTGGTGGTGAAGGCAGACACGCTGGGCTCGCTCGAGGCGGTGGTCGGAGAGCTGAGGAAGATGGGCATACCCGTGAGAGAGGCGTGCGTTGGCGACATATCGAAGAGAGACGTGGTGGAGGCTGCGGTGGCGCCCGACCCCCTGCATGCCGTGGTGCTGGGCTTCAACGTGGGCGTGCTGCCAGATGTGAGGGAGGAGGCAGAGCGCACCGATGTGAAGCTCATCACGAGCAACGTGATATACCGGCTTACAGAGGAGTATGAGGAGTGGGCCAATACCCAGAGGGAGATGCTCGAGAAGAGCCGCTCTCAGGCGATCGTCAAGCCAGCAAAGCTGATGCTGCTTCCGGACTGCGTTTTCAGGCAGAGCAAGCCCGCGGTGGTGGGCGTGCGGGTGCTTTCTGGCACGCTCAGGGGCAGTGTGCCTCTGTTGAGGGCGGATGGCAACAGAGCGGGCACCCTCAAGAGTATGCAGAAGAGGGGCGAGAGTGTCCATGAGGCGAGGCAGGGGGACGAGCTCGCCATATCCATAGAGGGTGTCACCGTGGGAAGGCAGATAAAGGAGGGCGACGTGCTGTACGTGGACGTGCCAGAGCAGCACGCCAAGCTGCTCGAGCAGGAAATCGCCCACCTTCTCACGCAGGATGAGCGGGATGCTTTAGAGGAGTTTCTGGAGATAAAGAGAAGAGATGATCCTTTCTGGGGCAGGTGA
- a CDS encoding respiratory nitrate reductase subunit gamma, with amino-acid sequence MDKIFPRACAIRGGCKGKEEVEVAYYSGLTFGVMMTLSFAFVGIFLVGLYVQLKKYGLGASEYGGPGKNSIIWFIATILRMIFSRRLSVLVKTLVLELGLQTRILRRSPLRWVMHLFIFWGWTMLLVFSLLVFLFEIISLGIEHLGMEPAYYLTSEWWRDAVLAIPNDLFGYMLLIGITIAAVRRIVDAKTRAMTEMYDVVLLGGLIIITLTGFLAEWFRGGALLVGDAFVAFAPSAQAMALFHALISLAFCVALIPFTKYIHIIAAPLVILATPTEEEEREHA; translated from the coding sequence ATGGACAAAATCTTCCCTCGAGCGTGTGCCATACGAGGAGGCTGTAAAGGGAAGGAGGAAGTAGAGGTGGCGTACTATTCGGGTTTGACTTTCGGTGTGATGATGACACTGTCGTTCGCGTTCGTAGGCATCTTTTTGGTGGGGCTGTATGTGCAGCTCAAAAAGTATGGGCTTGGAGCCTCGGAGTACGGAGGTCCTGGCAAGAACAGCATCATATGGTTCATAGCCACCATTCTAAGGATGATATTTAGCAGGCGGCTCAGTGTTTTGGTAAAGACACTCGTACTCGAGCTTGGGCTTCAGACGAGGATTCTTCGAAGGAGCCCCTTACGATGGGTGATGCATCTGTTCATCTTCTGGGGATGGACGATGCTGCTCGTGTTCTCACTGCTTGTGTTCCTCTTTGAAATAATTAGCCTTGGCATCGAGCACCTTGGGATGGAGCCCGCATACTACCTCACCTCGGAGTGGTGGAGAGATGCGGTGCTTGCTATTCCCAACGACCTCTTTGGGTACATGCTGCTGATTGGTATCACGATAGCAGCGGTGCGCAGGATAGTGGATGCCAAGACGAGGGCGATGACCGAGATGTATGATGTGGTGCTGCTCGGCGGGCTGATAATCATCACCTTGACGGGCTTTCTTGCCGAGTGGTTCAGGGGAGGTGCCCTTCTGGTGGGCGATGCATTCGTGGCGTTCGCCCCCTCTGCACAAGCAATGGCACTGTTCCATGCACTAATATCCCTGGCGTTCTGTGTTGCCCTCATACCCTTCACAAAGTACATCCACATCATTGCAGCCCCGCTGGTAATTCTTGCCACACCCACCGAGGAGGAGGAGAGAGAGCATGCGTGA
- a CDS encoding Tfx family DNA-binding protein, with product MEEGTFLTPRQVEVMRLRAMGLTQEEVAERMGTTKQNVSSLERRAKRTIERAKRTLRLARMLTAPVWIEAHVGDDIEQLAHEAYRRCDEQDIHIVHDRLELLSLIRKEVGDRVRHRLVVSSFEIAITREGEVLIQIP from the coding sequence ATGGAGGAGGGTACATTTCTCACGCCAAGGCAGGTCGAGGTGATGAGGCTGAGGGCGATGGGGCTCACACAGGAGGAGGTGGCAGAGCGCATGGGCACCACCAAGCAGAACGTGAGCAGCCTCGAGAGAAGGGCGAAACGCACCATCGAGAGGGCGAAACGCACGCTGAGGCTGGCGAGGATGCTCACCGCCCCTGTGTGGATAGAGGCGCACGTGGGGGACGACATCGAGCAGCTCGCTCACGAGGCATACAGGCGGTGCGATGAGCAGGACATCCACATCGTGCATGACAGGCTGGAGCTTTTGAGCCTCATCCGGAAGGAGGTTGGGGACAGGGTGAGGCACAGGCTCGTGGTCTCTTCATTCGAGATTGCCATCACGAGAGAGGGGGAGGTGCTCATCCAGATACCCTGA
- a CDS encoding DUF460 domain-containing protein — translation MSAQAQPADGCGTVMGVDIERGSSLSRAPRYAAAVYVGGEFVHHRHLTRHRLMRLIHRYRPSILACDSVHELASDRGELLALLNEMPAGMRLVQLTAPHSPSLPALASSHGLSIDRTDPVQEARACAMLAMLGVGYVVEAFEDKTVVVVSRARSLGRGGWSQNRYRRKVHGAVRAKAREIEAVLRQLAKSRGIEFEMKLTKGFGGYSRAEFVVGARREEVPISPQRHSDVQVKVRAVGRDRLTLTPLSSSGTPHIIVGIDPGTTMGLAALDLRGRLVGSTSERGFSPSDAIGWIRSMGTPVLIASDVLPVPHTVQKIANAFSVQCTGEQLTVEDKRRLTCEHEPRNDHERDAIAAASAAFRRVKNKLMQAEKKAPPLSNLDYIKALVLKGESIDSAILKASGRDGAGVGTREPQRKPPPTPEELSRLVERLKRRIESQRVRIERLVKYSEELKSELERQRRRSERLRRRLFEARQRAYVRARASVEYQRLLERHESLRRTLRERDAEIESLRERLDSLRRAREMEMRGDLVPLKPIRAFTREAIAESTPLIRKGDVLYLEDASGGGAGTAELLVGLSPRAVLFEGEMAHTAREVLLSSGVPLIRGEGLVLRFDEVYAVRADALEAAIEEWRSEHQLYVRRMHEHMLERIVEEYRSQRLREGRRS, via the coding sequence ATGAGTGCCCAAGCGCAGCCTGCCGATGGATGCGGCACCGTGATGGGCGTGGACATCGAGAGGGGAAGCTCCCTTTCGAGAGCCCCAAGGTATGCTGCTGCTGTTTATGTGGGTGGGGAGTTTGTGCACCACCGCCACCTCACAAGGCACAGGCTCATGCGGCTCATCCACCGCTACAGGCCCAGCATTCTGGCGTGCGACAGCGTCCACGAGCTCGCCTCCGACAGAGGGGAGCTTCTTGCCCTTCTCAATGAGATGCCAGCTGGCATGCGGCTGGTGCAGCTCACCGCTCCTCACTCTCCCTCGCTTCCCGCCCTTGCCAGCTCCCACGGGCTCTCGATAGACCGCACCGACCCAGTGCAGGAGGCACGGGCATGCGCCATGCTCGCCATGCTGGGCGTGGGCTATGTGGTGGAGGCGTTCGAGGATAAAACGGTGGTGGTGGTCTCGAGGGCCCGCTCCCTTGGGCGGGGTGGCTGGAGCCAGAACAGGTACAGAAGAAAGGTGCACGGTGCTGTGAGGGCAAAGGCAAGGGAGATAGAGGCGGTGCTGAGGCAGCTTGCGAAGAGCAGAGGCATTGAGTTTGAGATGAAGCTCACGAAGGGCTTTGGTGGATACTCGAGGGCGGAGTTCGTCGTGGGTGCGAGAAGGGAGGAGGTGCCCATATCTCCCCAGCGCCACTCCGATGTGCAGGTCAAGGTGAGGGCGGTGGGCAGGGACAGGCTCACCCTCACACCTCTCTCGTCCTCTGGCACACCCCATATCATCGTGGGCATAGACCCCGGCACCACGATGGGGCTTGCGGCGCTCGACCTTCGGGGCAGGCTGGTGGGCTCCACGAGCGAGCGAGGCTTTTCACCCTCTGATGCGATAGGGTGGATACGCAGCATGGGCACCCCAGTGCTCATCGCCTCCGATGTGCTGCCCGTGCCCCACACGGTGCAGAAGATCGCCAATGCGTTCTCGGTGCAGTGCACGGGAGAGCAGCTCACTGTGGAAGATAAGCGCAGGCTCACCTGCGAGCACGAGCCCCGTAACGACCACGAGCGGGATGCGATAGCCGCTGCGAGCGCAGCCTTCAGGAGGGTGAAGAACAAGCTCATGCAGGCTGAGAAGAAGGCACCACCCCTATCCAACCTCGATTACATAAAGGCACTCGTGCTGAAGGGGGAGTCGATAGACAGTGCCATCCTCAAGGCATCTGGGCGCGACGGGGCTGGCGTTGGGACACGAGAGCCCCAGCGGAAGCCTCCCCCCACTCCCGAGGAGCTCTCTCGCCTCGTGGAGAGGCTAAAGCGTAGGATAGAGAGCCAGAGGGTGAGGATAGAGAGGCTGGTGAAGTACAGCGAGGAGCTGAAGAGCGAGCTTGAGCGTCAGAGGAGGCGCTCAGAGCGGCTCAGAAGGCGGCTCTTTGAGGCAAGGCAGAGAGCTTATGTCAGGGCAAGGGCGTCGGTGGAGTACCAGCGGCTGCTGGAGCGTCATGAGAGCCTGAGGCGCACCTTGAGGGAGAGGGATGCCGAGATCGAATCGCTCAGGGAGAGGCTGGACTCCCTGAGGCGGGCTCGGGAGATGGAGATGAGGGGAGACCTCGTGCCCCTGAAGCCCATAAGGGCGTTCACGAGGGAGGCGATAGCCGAGAGCACGCCCCTCATCAGGAAGGGGGACGTGCTCTATCTGGAGGATGCGAGTGGTGGGGGTGCGGGTACGGCAGAGCTTCTCGTGGGACTTTCCCCGAGGGCGGTGCTGTTCGAGGGCGAGATGGCTCATACCGCAAGAGAGGTGCTGCTCTCGAGCGGCGTGCCCCTCATACGTGGCGAGGGGCTGGTGCTGAGGTTCGATGAGGTGTATGCGGTGCGGGCAGATGCCCTCGAGGCTGCGATCGAGGAATGGCGCTCAGAGCACCAGCTGTACGTGCGCCGCATGCACGAGCACATGCTGGAGAGGATAGTGGAGGAGTACAGGAGCCAGAGGCTCAGAGAGGGTAGGAGGAGTTAG